One Clavelina lepadiformis chromosome 1, kaClaLepa1.1, whole genome shotgun sequence genomic region harbors:
- the LOC143446205 gene encoding ankyrin repeat domain-containing protein 53-like has translation MEKDYGRKRRQLIFKEKKISNDEFMAASIGDCEWLDQSLRDGHNPSTFDKHGFAPIHLAALHGKLDCMKLLIEKYGVDVNLASSAGWRPLHFCLNKDSGINAKLCLQYLLSCGADVNCKTFENITLVHQAASEGLIDCLQILLKKHAPVDICDNRGHTPYDLAKLWGYKNCARVIQNEVWIRSKVNEYQECKKLDNLKENYINLQKEALQQLHNEQEFYGNVTYGNWLEEKGYSESPTEVRLFHNERYPDDVVKGLAKRLMVSGGIEDCASRSERLALRLQSNAKPKNMRRKTLKASTSLEPFITTKAVASLTGGLSPHGNQRTNKIKSRFPKMKTRQWNHSTNVNTKPITNIQNKTAMSLSIHPDEDDIAILPLDANLTVQIKKDKNKSVAIKVLLPGGQIQNADIYIPNLSSDVIHNALSGKVKERIKLPQEFNLVHIQDVKHKRRPTSCPPDEISMHLETFVERNLSSCSSEVN, from the coding sequence ATGGAAAAAGATTATGGACGCAAAAGAAGACAGCTTATTTTCaaggaaaaaaaaatttctaatgaTGAGTTTATGGCAGCAAGTATAGGTGACTGCGAATGGTTAGATCAAAGTTTACGGGATGGACACAATCCAAGTACATTTGACAAGCATGGGTTTGCTCCAATACATTTAGCCGCTCTGCATGGGAAACTGGATTGCATGAAATTGCTCATAGAAAAATATGGTGTTGATGTTAACCTTGCTTCATCAGCTGGCTGGCGCCCACTGCATTTTTGTCTCAATAAAGACTCAGGTATTAATGCCAAGCTATGTCTCCAGTACCTGTTAAGTTGCGGAGCTGATgttaattgcaaaacttttgaaaatattactttAGTTCACCAAGCAGCGAGTGAAGGCTTAATTGACTGCTTGCaaatattattgaaaaaacATGCCCCAGTTGATATTTGTGATAACAGAGGCCATACACCATATGATCTTGCCAAACTTTGGGGTTACAAAAACTGTGCACGTGTTATACAAAATGAAGTATGGATACGTAGCAAAGTCAATGAGTATCAGGAATGTAAGAAACTAGACAATCTTAAGGAAAATTACATTAACCTCCAGAAGGAAGCATTACAGCAATTGCACAATGAGCAGGAATTTTATGGAAATGTCACCTATGGAAACTGGTTAGAGGAAAAAGGATATTCTGAAAGCCCAACAGAAGTGAGACTTTTTCATAACGAAAGATATCCTGATGATGTTGTAAAGGGACTTGCTAAGCGGCTGATGGTAAGTGGTGGAATTGAAGATTGTGCATCCAGATCGGAGAGATTGGCTTTACGATTGCAGTCTAATGCAAAGCCGAAAAACATGCGCCGGAAAACATTAAAAGCTTCCACTTCCTTGGAGCCGTTTATTACAACTAAAGCAGTAGCAAGTTTGACAGGAGGACTCAGTCCACATGGAAATCAACGtaccaataaaataaaatcaagatTTCCAAAGATGAAAACAAGGCAATGGAATCATAGTACTAATGTCAATACAAAGCCAATTACTAATATCCAAAATAAGACAGCTATGTCATTAAGCATTCATCCAGATGAGGATGACATTGCCATACTTCCTCTTGATGCTAACTTGActgttcaaataaaaaaagataaaaataaatcagtTGCCATTAAAGTTCTATTGCCTGGTGGTCAAATACAAAATGCTGATATATACATACCCAATTTGTCTTCAGATGTTATTCATAACGCACTGTCTGGAAAAGTGAAGGAAAGAATAAAACTTCCCCAAGAATTTAACCTTGTACATATTCAGGACGTCAAACACAAACGCCGACCGACATCATGTCCACCGGATGAAATTTCTATGCATCTTGAAACGTTTGTTGAAAGAAATCTTAGTTCTTGTAGTAGTGAAGTTAATTAG
- the LOC143446219 gene encoding actin-related protein 2/3 complex subunit 2-like yields the protein MKLLRCLVQFLETTTLPALPAYVSEYIACKRQGSFGIVMILLETENRVIGDTLTYKFETAQNGGKHDSVEIALADFDGAMYHISNPNGDKSKVRLSIGLKFYKDLTEHGADELLKREYAEYYQDSPEEGYSATLIFDLTNIPKDYKPLVKKACLFKRNCFASVFEKFFEAQASGQVGKRAVIHYRDDETMYVEAKKDRVTVIFSTVFRDDSDITFGKVFMQEFKESRRRSQTAPQVLYSHRDPPMELKGLDAAVGDNIGYITFVLFPRHTAPNVRDNTIDLIHTFRNYLHYHIKCSKAYMHQRMRAKTSEFLKVLNRARPEDKNKEKKTMSGKTFQR from the coding sequence ATGAAGTTACTACGCTGCTTAGTGCAGTTTTTGGAAACTACGACACTCCCTGCGCTTCCTGCTTACGTTAGTGAATACATTGCTTGCAAACGACAGGGATCTTTCGGAATAGTCATGATACTACTTGAAACTGAAAACAGAGTTATTGGAGATACCTTGACGTATAAATTTGAAACCGCACAGAATGGCGGAAAACACGACTCTGTGGAAATTGCGTTGGCTGATTTTGACGGAGCTATGTATCACATATCCAACCCAAATGGGGATAAATCAAAGGTTCGTCTTAGCATTGGGTTGAAGTTTTACAAAGATTTGACGGAACATGGAGCAGATGAATTGCTAAAACGAGAGTATGCTGAATATTATCAAGACAGCCCTGAAGAGGGCTACAGTGCAACCCTCATCTTTGACCTTACAAACATCCCCAAAGATTATAAGCCTCTTGTGAAGAAAGCCTGTctatttaaaagaaattgcTTTGCttcagtttttgaaaaattctttgaaGCACAAGCCAGTGGTCAAGTCGGAAAAAGAGCAGTAATCCATTATAGGGATGATGAAACGATGTATGTTGAAGCTAAAAAGGATCGAGTAACAGTTATTTTCAGCACTGTGTTCCGTGATGATTCTGATATTACTTTCGGTAAAGTGTTCATGCAAGAGTTCAAAGAAAGCCGGCGTCGGAGCCAAACTGCGCCACAAGTTCTGTACAGTCATCGTGATCCTCCCATGGAGTTAAAAGGCTTAGATGCTGCTGTCGGAGATAATATCGGCTATATCACCTTTGTTCTATTTCCACGACACACAGCTCCTAATGTCCGTGATAACACAATTGATTTGATTCACACATTCCGCAACTACCTGCACTATCACATCAAGTGCAGCAAGGCTTACATGCATCAGCGAATGAGAGCAAAGACTTCTGAATTCCTGAAAGTGCTGAACAGGGCCAGGCCAGAGGACAAAAACAAGGAGAAGAAAACCATGTCTGGGAAGACGTTCCAACGCTAA
- the LOC143469612 gene encoding serine/threonine-protein kinase Nek10-like has protein sequence MSNVTPVNEEAKLNNLLSLLQDKVKFKIGSKSIKLDDSLNKVKKGTTKSQPSEKAGNLLEWFTTHYQKERKFNSHVHKDLFSNLFHALLKAKNLQILSSPENNLRVVICLRMLMRDFFFQQHFAESEDLAYFADMFFMKSKGYLMCTEEPFVVDIVANLASIFHKISHSSHKFVLLNHSIPQTMLHLLRASDVFILHCSLNVLVALGESKILRNLISNMHSVECICQIIQEFDDVSKCYAANLMRILCSDNEIREQMMIYDTLPVLLSILNDGEQCVLLWHVVWTLVKLCNDTEHANEIRLLGGIPLLLNLLHKDRPLTCSRYELSSGCAKRGQSNFTVTSKENKEEVAENKLKLHSACCAALTELALDDRCTQTIVQTNGVYVIAKLIFPQKPSDRCKGGVLNVQKNAFRALRFLFSMERNRKMFKRIFPPEMFQKFIDIGHYIRDIEAYTVLVELLNSMQPCAIDIIREAVEELNQNKTPKRWIRDYAIYDILGTGAFGSVYRVKKRSTQTPLAMKEVSIAGGQGKTGKEKQKREIDEIVRELSIIREQLRHPNVVRYYSTFQENDKLYIEMELIEGASLQEHFTSLKEKNEKGMGEIRVWRVFIQMCLGLRYLHCDKRIVHRDLTPNNVMLGENDKVTITDFGLAKQKKDSSKMVSVVGTLLYSCPEIIKSEPYGDKADIWALGCILQQMATLDPPFNASNMLSLATKIVDAVYDPIPESWGYSSLVRNTVKSCLTIKPEDRPDIVAVSGIISEPMLRYTDHVASLHMAAEKRIEKERRRTQKHFHEARRNRQDYQTLFQASQESNERSSRTFEMSSESVSSHTPTSETSSRIPSDDLDVFIADNGNDEVYDSSGLDSSGGISSTSSSSGQDKSSPVRTNKKIRPVSAGTKIPHPPSPDVKALAPRRALSFDLTGARNNNNNSDRSISSSQMSIPKDLSRGFSARSGRPMSSGGKSAAMLSISPSKLRPISDPVQQTLIQLHKIIYIDQLPPTNEVNYRRRIISRYKRALFSPHSRSMGLKDELKKLLCGSHETIDLSFIVEAPSLTQKATAEAEAKELLGNCYVSTVTDGGKLYEEGITYAQMQTIIERVLTESGYYDLNNKPKNVYADVRHRCRTLPEDMHSGANIT, from the exons ATGAGTAATGTTACTCCTGTGAATGAAGAAGCCAAACTAAATAACCTACTTAGCTTACTTCAGGATAAAGTGAAGTTTAAG ATTGGTTCCAAATCAATTAAATTGGATGATTCATTAAATAAAGTAAAGAAAGGAACCACAAAATCACAACCAAG tgaaaaagCTGGAAACCTTTTAGAATGGTTCACCACCCACTAccaaaaagaaagaaaattcaaCTCCCATGTTCACAAGGATCTATTCTCTAACCTCTTTCATGctttattaaaagcaaaaaacttacaaat ATTGAGTTCCCCAGAAAACAACTTGCGGGTTGTGATATGTTTGCGTATGCTTATGAGAGATTTCTTTTTCCAACAACATTTTGCTGAAAGTGAAGACCTTGCATACTTTGctgacatgttttttatgaaatcaAAAGGCTATTTAATGTGCACTGAAGAGCCATTTGTGGTTGACATTGTGGCTAACCTTGCAT ctatttttcataaaatttctcATTCATCTCACAAGTTTGTGTTGTTAAATCATTCAATCCCACAAACAATGTTACATTTGTTGCGAGCAAGTGATGTTTTTATCTTACATTGTTCTTTAAATGTCCTTGTTGCATTGGGAGAAAG CAAAATTCTGCGAAACTTGATTTCCAACATGCATTCTGTGGAGTgcatttgtcaaattataCAAGAGTTTGACGatgtttcaaaatgttatgCTGCCAACCTGATGCGAATTCTTTGTTCTGATAATGAAATTCGAGAGCAG ATGATGATATATGACACACTGCCTGTTTTACTGAGCATATTAAATGATGGAGAACAGTGTGTCTTGCTCTGGCATGTTGTCTGGACTTTGGTGAAACTATGTAATGACACTGAGCATGCCAATGAGATTAGACTTTTGGGTGGAATACCTTTGTTGCTTAATCTCCTGCACAA aGACCGGCCTTTGACATGTAGTCGCTATGAGCTTTCAAGTGGTTGTGCCAAGAGAGGACAATCAAATTTTACAGTGACTAGCAAAGAAAACAAGGAGGAAGTAGCTGAAAATAAGCTCAAG ttGCATTCTGCCTGTTGTGCTGCGCTTACTGAACTTGCACTAGATGACAGATGCACCCAGACTATAGTTCAAACCAATGGTGTTTATGTTATTGCAAAGCTGATTTTTCCTCAAAAGCCATCAGACCG ATGCAAAGGGGGTGTTCTTAATGTGCAAAAGAATGCATTTAGAGCTTTAAGATTTCTCTTCTCAATGgaaagaaacagaaaaatgtttaaacgcATATTTCCTCCTGAAATGTTTCAG AAGTTCATTGACATTGGACATTACATTAGAGATATTGAAGCTTACACTGTACTTGTTGAACTTCTAAATTCTATGCAG CCCTGTGCAATTGACATCATCCGAGAAGCTGTAGAGGAATTGAATCAAAATAAGACACCAAAGAGATGGATCAGAGATTATGCAATCTATGATATCCTTGGAACTGGTGCATTTGGTTCTGTATACAGA GTCAAAAAACGTTCTACGCAAACCCCACTTGCTATGAAAGAAGTTAGCATTGCTGGTGGTCAAGGGAAGACTggaaaagaaaagcaaaaacgTGAAATTGATGAAATAGTTCGAGAACTGAGCATAATCAGGGAACAACTAAGGCACCCCAATGTTGTTCGCTACTACTCAACTTTTCAAGAAA ACGATAAATTGTACATTGAAATGGAACTGATTGAGGGTGCTTCATTACAAGAGCATTTCACTTCCCTAAAAGAGAAGAATGAAAAAGGAATGGGCGAGATAAGAGTTTGGAGAGTATTTATACAG ATGTGCCTTGGACTAAGGTATTTGCATTGTGACAAAAGAATTGTTCATCGCGATCTCACTCCAAACAATGTGATGTTGGGTGAAAATGACAAAGTAACAATAA CGGATTTTGGTCTGGCAAAACAGAAGAAAGATTCGTCAAAAATGGTGTCTGTAGTTGGAACATTACTGTACTCGTGCCCGGAAATAATTAAGTCTGAGCCTTATGGTGATAAAGCTGATATTTGGGCTTTAG GTTGCATTCTGCAGCAAATGGCCACCTTAGATCCTCCGTTTAATGCAAGTAACATGTTATCCCTTGCCACAAAGATAGTTGATGCTGTGTATGATCCAATACCGGAAAGCTGGGGTTACTCATCGTTGGTTAGAAATACTGTAAAAAG tTGTCTGACCATCAAACCTGAAGATAGGCCAGATATTGTGGCCGTAAGTGGAATAATATCTGAGCCTATGCTTCGCTACACGGATCATGTTGCATCTCTTCACATGGCTGCTGAGAAGAGGATAGAAAAAGAAAGGCGTCGCACACAAAAACACTTCCATGAAGCACGGAGGAACAGGCAAGACTATCAAACCCTCTTTCAAGCATCACAA GAAAGTAATGAAAGGTCGTCAAGGACTTTTGAGATGTCCAGTGAAAGTGTGTCATCACATACTCCGACCTCCGAAACCTCATCACGTATACCATCAGATGACTTGGACGTTTTTATTGCTGACAATGGTAACG ATGAGGTGTATGATTCCTCTGGATTAGATTCAAGTGGTGGAATTAGCTCCACTAGTTCTTCAAGTGGTCAAGACAAAT CTTCACCAGTTCGCACCAACAAGAAAATTCGTCCAGTTTCAGCAGGAACAAAAATACCCCACCCTCCTAGTCCTGATGTGAAGGCACTTGCACCGAGACGTGCTCTCAGTTTTGACTTAACAG GCGCGaggaacaacaacaacaacagcgaTCGATCGATTTCTTCTTCACAAATGTCTATACCAAAGGATTTATCTCGAGGTTTCTCCGCAAGATCAGGACGGCCAA TGTCATCAGGGGGTAAGTCAGCTGCTATGTTGAGTATATCACCTAGCAAGCTTCGCCCCATAAGTGACCCTGTCCAGCAGACCCTCATTCAGCTTCATAAGATTATTTACATCGACCAA CTACCACCTACCAATGAAGTGAACTATAGAAGAAGAATAATCTCTCGATATAAAAGAGCTTTATTCTCACCTCACAGTAGATCCATGGGACTCAAAGACGAGCTCAAAAAG CTTCTTTGCGGTTCACACGAAACTATAGACCTTAGCTTTATTGTTGAAGCTCCATCGCTTACACAAAAGGCGACCGCAGAGGCAGAAGCCAAAGAGCTTTTGGGTAATTGCTATGTGTCCACTGTGACTGACGGTGGAAAACTATATGAGGAAGGAATTACTTATGCACAGATGCAG ACAATCATCGAAAGAGTTCTCACGGAAAGTGGCTATTATGACTTAAACAACAAACCGAAAAACGTTTATGCGGATGTCAGGCACAG GTGTCGAACGTTACCAGAAGACATGCATTCTGGTGCAAATATTACGTGA
- the LOC143466733 gene encoding asparagine synthetase [glutamine-hydrolyzing]-like, with protein MCGIWALFGCDSTDIKHYASAFAISHRGPDCYQLQNVSQLRNCTLAFHRLCVVDTVRGTQPMRLVQYPHLTLLCNGEIYNFRKIKEVFGFSFETACDCEIILHLYNKFGIEKTVSLLDGVFACVILDTNTNKVMLARDTYGVRPMFYFTTRNGMLGLCSEAKGLGDILKIKNGEEQSKLLHPFPPAHYMVYDVVEGGKVSLEKSEKFHLFANRPLHWQYQNIELQEGDLDAIHANIRKLFTNAVEKRLMASRRVGSLLSGGLDSSLVAAITAKKLKAHHCPQQLQTFSIGMGESPDLIAARKVADHIGSEHHEVNFTAEEGIQAVDDVIYATESFDITTIRASTPMYLLSKYISQQTDTIVIMSGEGADELAQGYIYFHKQPSAEDGDKESRRLLEDLHLFDVLRTDRSTAAHGLEVRAPFLDHAFTSYYLSLDSELRAPTKQVEKYLLRSAFDKTGLLPNDILWRKKEAFSDGVSTKEKSWFMILKTSLESKVSDEELAKAAETYPHCTPKTKEGLYYRKVFEQRFETHVSHLIPYIWLPRWMECDNDPSARVLANYNNDEK; from the exons atgtgtgGAATATGGGCCTTGTTTGGATGTGACTCCACCGATATTAAGCATTACGCCAGTGCATTTGCTATATCTCATAGAGGACCGGATTGCTATCAGTTACAAAATGTCAGTCAGCTACGGAATTGTACGTTGGCTTTTCATCGTTTATGCGTTGTTGATACAGTTCGTGGGACACAA CCCATGCGTCTTGTGCAGTATCCTCACCTCACACTTCTTTGCAATGGAGAAATATACAACTTCAGAAAG ATAAAAGAAGTATTTGGTTTTTCATTTGAAACGGCATGTGACTGCGAAATCATCCTACATCTTTATAACAAGTTTGGAATTGAG aaaacagtGTCTCTCCTGGATGGTGTGTTTGCCTGTGTCATTTTGGAcacaaatacaaacaaagtAATGCTGGCAAGAGACACTTACGGAGTTAGACCTATGTTCTACTTCACTACACGCAATGGAATGCTCGGTTTGTGTTCAGAGGCGAAAG gtCTGGGCGACATTTTAAAGATTAAAAACGGCGAAGAACAAAGCAAACTTCTGCATCCATTTCCACCTGCCCATTACATGGTGTATGACGTAGTCGAAGGAGGAAAAGTTAGTTTGGAAAAATCAGAGAAGTTTCACCTTTTCGCCAATCGGCCTCTTCACTGGCAATACCAGAACATTGAATTGCAGGAAG GTGATCTTGACGCAATACATGCCAACATCCGAAAGTTGTTTACAAATGCGGTGGAGAAAAGGCTTATGGCTAGCAGAAGAGTTGGAAGTCTTCTATCAG GTGGACTTGATTCCTCCCTTGTTGCTGCAATTACAGCAAAGAAACTGAAAGCCCATCATTGCCCACAACAATTACAAACGTTTTCTATAGGCATGGGCGAAAGCCCAGATCTTATTGCAGCAAGAAAG GTCGCCGATCACATCGGTAGCGAGCATCATGAGGTTAACTTTACAGCTGAGGAAGGTATTCAAGCTGTCGACGACGTCATATATGCCACTGAGAGTTTTGATATCACCACAATTAGAGCTTCCACAC CAATGTACTTGCTGTCAAAATACATTAGTCAACAAACTGATACCATCGTTATCATGTCGGGAGAGGGTGCTGACGAGCTTGCCCAAGGTTACATTTACTTCCACAAGCAGCCCAGTGCAGAAGATGGCGATAAAGAAAGCAG GAGATTGTTGGAAGACTTACATTTGTTTGATGTTTTGCGGACCGATCGTAGCACTGCGGCTCATGGCTTGGAGGTCAGAGCCCCGTTTTTGGATCACGCTTTCACTTCGTATTATCTCTCCCTGGATTCTGAACTGAGAGCGCCAACG AAACAAGTAGAAAAATACTTACTTCGCTCTGCATTCGACAAAACTGGTTTACTTCCAAATGATATTCTCTGGAGAAAAAAAGAAGCTTTCAGTGATGGGGTGTCGACAAAGGAGAAATCTTGGTTTATGATTCTAAAAACCTCTCTTGAAAGCAAG GTTAGTGACGAAGAATTAGCAAAGGCCGCGGAAACATATCCCCACTGCACCCCCAAAACTAAAGAAGGTCTTTACTATCGAAAAGTGTTTGAGCAAAGGTTCGAGACTCACGTCAGCCACTTGATCCCATATATTTGGCTGCCAAGATGGATGGAATGTGACAACGATCCCAGCGCTCGAGTGCTGGCTAATTACAATAACgatgaaaaataa
- the LOC143450606 gene encoding peroxisomal biogenesis factor 19-like, with protein MDPDLDNLLEDALADFDKPAAKPKTTPDAGPSSSSKVTSSASKLSTCPGNPNQHNLNPPTEIFKEFFDDDLTEKLQEEWATAMKELVDDSPELASQLQFMSKATESMGGCDLNKDPKKGNFDQKIKATLESMSQALDDEDISEDEIMKKMLNMGMGDSLPGDGIPGDGIPGDELGGLGMMEELMKSMLSKEMLYPPMKELCKNYPQWLENNKKTISSRDMENYQKQLSCLQKICVEFENETDSNTEDEKKTRLTRIMDNVNEMQKYGQPPEALVPNGNSSVPESCIVS; from the coding sequence ATGGACCCAGATTTAGACAATTTGTTGGAGGATGCACTAGCAGATTTTGATAAGCCTGCTGCAAAGCCTAAAACAACACCTGATGCTGGACCATCTTCATCTTCGAAGGTAACCTCATCTGCATCAAAATTATCAACCTGTCCTGGAAACCCTAATCAACATAACTTAAATCCGCcaacagaaatatttaaagAGTTTTTTGATGATGACCTCACCGAAAAGTTGCAGGAGGAATGGGCTACAGCGATGAAAGAGCTGGTTGATGATAGTCCGGAATTGGCCAGTCAACTTCAGTTCATGTCAAAAGCAACAGAAAGCATGGGAGGCTGTGATCTGAACAAAGACCCTAAAAAGGGTAATTTTGaccaaaaaattaaagctacATTGGAGTCAATGTCACAAGCATTAGATGATGAGGATATAAGTGAAGATGAGATCATGAAAAAGATGCTCAACATGGGCATGGGAGATAGCCTTCCAGGCGATGGTATTCCAGGCGATGGTATTCCAGGTGATGAACTTGGAGGATTAGGTATGATGGAAGAATTAATGAAATCCATGCTTTCGAAAGAGATGCTTTATCCGCCAATGAAAGAATTGTGTAAAAACTATCCTCAATGGCTTGAAAATAATAAGAAAACCATTTCAAGCCGGGATATGGAAAATTATCAAAAGCAGTTATCATGTCTTCAAAAGATTTGTGTGGAGTTTGAGAATGAGACTGATAGTAATACTGAAGATGAGAAGAAGACCAGACTCACTCGAATCATGGATAATGTgaatgaaatgcaaaaatatggACAACCACCAGAAGCATTAGTGCCTAATGGAAATTCTTCTGTACCTGAGAGCTGTATAGTTTCATAA
- the LOC143450595 gene encoding E3 ubiquitin-protein ligase PHF7-like isoform X1, which translates to MRRALAKKQKHSAGKCPGRSSTNRQFPVLFSSNEKDDVSHPWWKELDISAKDVKLLPTRQVCVFCLCSDDCEEKYGEFIHHSFSDMRMHYFCLLLASGLPQSLHYAVDDFTVEKDSVCGFLVKDIIQEVKRASRLRCVYCHKSGASIGCVVTTCKSKFHHSCGLENGVLSQFYQSFRSYCSRHRPKQVIKTVGEVLKETGNVIEEEKVLMPQMKSVKSVNTQSCAVCLDDVQCSATDLHSLTTPCCMSVWLHRSCVQQQALSSGVHFFRCPVCNDAQLFKQEMQRMGIYVPERDASWELTSDAFNDLLQRHSQCDVKECQCPHGRDYNLKGSEWAVVLCDLCGSSGTHIACNEDVDSETSYHVCDLCLDIHGVDGAQKLAEQMGVLSPEERKVRRSDRIRWKSTTASPALKRRRFSSEEFVCENEVTPTSSTSCGRRS; encoded by the exons ATGCGCAGAGCACtggcaaagaaacaaaaacatagtGCTGGCAAATGTCCAGGAAGAAGCAGCACAAATAGACAATTtcctgttttattttcttcgaATGAGAAAGATGATGTTTCTCATCCTTGGTGGAAGGAACTGGACATTTCTGCTAAAGATGTTAAATTGCTTCCCACACGACAAGTTTGTGTTTTCTGCTTGTGTTCAGATGATTGTGAAGAAAAATATGGTGAATTCATACATCACTCATTTTCAg ATATGCGCATGCATTATTTCTGTCTGCTACTAGCAAGTGGGCTTCCACAGTCACTGCATTATGCCGTGGATGATTTCACAGTTGAAAAAGACTCTGTATGTGGCTTTTTAGTAAAGGATATTATTCAAG AAGTCAAACGGGCGTCACGTTTGCGATGCGTATATTGTCACAAATCTGGAGCTTCCATTGGCTGTGTGGTCACAACATGTAAG TCAAAGTTTCATCACTCATGCGGACTTGAGAATGGGGTGCTTTCCCAGTTTTATCAAAGCTTCAGGTCTTACTGTTCGCGACACAGGCCAAAGCAGGTTATAAAAACAGTTGGTGAAGTGCTGAAAGAAACAG gAAATGTCATTGAAGAAGAGAAGGTTTTGATGCCGCAA ATGAAATCGGTGAAATCTGTCAATACACAAAGTTGTGCTGTGTGTTTGGATGATGTTCAATGTTCTGCAACAGACTTACATTCTCTTACCACACCTTGTTGCATGAGCGTATGGCTACACCGCTCCTGTGTCCAGCAACAA GCCCTATCATCTGGAGTTCACTTCTTTCGATGTCCTGTCTGCAATGACGCGCAATTATTTAAGCAAGAGATGCAGCGGATGGGGATCTATGTTCCCGAGAGAGATGCTTCATGGGAGCTTACAAGCGATGCTTTTAATGATCTCTTGCAAAGGCACAGTCAGTGTGACGTGAAAGAATGTCAGTGTCCCCATGGGCGAGA CTACAACTTGAAAGGCAGCGAATGGGCTGTTGTTCTGTGTGATTTATGTGGTTCAAGTGGCACCCATATTGCCTGCAATGAAGACGTTGATAGCGAAACATCCTACCACGTTTGTGACCTCTGCCTGGACATACATGGAGTGGATGGTGCACAGAAGTTAGCCGAACAAATGGGAGTGCTTTCCCCTGAGGAAAGGAAGGTTCGACGAAGTGATCGGATTCGGTGGAAGAGTACTACTGCCTCACCTGCTTTAAAAAGACGGCGCTTTAGTTCTGAAGAAtttgtttgtgaaaatgaAGTAACCCCTACCTCCAGTACAAGCTGTGGTCGCCGATCAtaa
- the LOC143450595 gene encoding G2/M phase-specific E3 ubiquitin-protein ligase-like isoform X2, protein MRMHYFCLLLASGLPQSLHYAVDDFTVEKDSVCGFLVKDIIQEVKRASRLRCVYCHKSGASIGCVVTTCKSKFHHSCGLENGVLSQFYQSFRSYCSRHRPKQVIKTVGEVLKETGNVIEEEKVLMPQMKSVKSVNTQSCAVCLDDVQCSATDLHSLTTPCCMSVWLHRSCVQQQALSSGVHFFRCPVCNDAQLFKQEMQRMGIYVPERDASWELTSDAFNDLLQRHSQCDVKECQCPHGRDYNLKGSEWAVVLCDLCGSSGTHIACNEDVDSETSYHVCDLCLDIHGVDGAQKLAEQMGVLSPEERKVRRSDRIRWKSTTASPALKRRRFSSEEFVCENEVTPTSSTSCGRRS, encoded by the exons ATGCGCATGCATTATTTCTGTCTGCTACTAGCAAGTGGGCTTCCACAGTCACTGCATTATGCCGTGGATGATTTCACAGTTGAAAAAGACTCTGTATGTGGCTTTTTAGTAAAGGATATTATTCAAG AAGTCAAACGGGCGTCACGTTTGCGATGCGTATATTGTCACAAATCTGGAGCTTCCATTGGCTGTGTGGTCACAACATGTAAG TCAAAGTTTCATCACTCATGCGGACTTGAGAATGGGGTGCTTTCCCAGTTTTATCAAAGCTTCAGGTCTTACTGTTCGCGACACAGGCCAAAGCAGGTTATAAAAACAGTTGGTGAAGTGCTGAAAGAAACAG gAAATGTCATTGAAGAAGAGAAGGTTTTGATGCCGCAA ATGAAATCGGTGAAATCTGTCAATACACAAAGTTGTGCTGTGTGTTTGGATGATGTTCAATGTTCTGCAACAGACTTACATTCTCTTACCACACCTTGTTGCATGAGCGTATGGCTACACCGCTCCTGTGTCCAGCAACAA GCCCTATCATCTGGAGTTCACTTCTTTCGATGTCCTGTCTGCAATGACGCGCAATTATTTAAGCAAGAGATGCAGCGGATGGGGATCTATGTTCCCGAGAGAGATGCTTCATGGGAGCTTACAAGCGATGCTTTTAATGATCTCTTGCAAAGGCACAGTCAGTGTGACGTGAAAGAATGTCAGTGTCCCCATGGGCGAGA CTACAACTTGAAAGGCAGCGAATGGGCTGTTGTTCTGTGTGATTTATGTGGTTCAAGTGGCACCCATATTGCCTGCAATGAAGACGTTGATAGCGAAACATCCTACCACGTTTGTGACCTCTGCCTGGACATACATGGAGTGGATGGTGCACAGAAGTTAGCCGAACAAATGGGAGTGCTTTCCCCTGAGGAAAGGAAGGTTCGACGAAGTGATCGGATTCGGTGGAAGAGTACTACTGCCTCACCTGCTTTAAAAAGACGGCGCTTTAGTTCTGAAGAAtttgtttgtgaaaatgaAGTAACCCCTACCTCCAGTACAAGCTGTGGTCGCCGATCAtaa